The window AGCGATTATAAGAACATTTTTCTGTGTCTAACTGATTGGAATCTTTAAAAAATAAGGACCAGTATCGTTTTAAACGACGATACTTTTTTGCATCCTCATTAAATTAATATTTTTTCCACACTTTAAGTAGATATATTTATAGTTATATTTGTAATAGATAAAAAAGATGTACCTAACAGGTACTGATAACTACTAGTAGATAATAATTATAAAATAAATAACGTTCATTTTGTAGAGTGGTAGCACTTATGATAAAATTAAAAATGTCATAATTGTAAATGTTTTAATTTATGATATACATTCAAAAAAATACATTAACCGTAAATTTATTAACTTACAGGAGGATTTTATGGAAGAAAAAGTAACCACTAATTCACCTATTGTTACCATGGTAACAATAGGGATGACTGAGTCAAGCTCTCATGTTTCATTTGATGTAAAAAAAGACATTTCATATTCTAAAAGTACTGCTGTAACAATTTTATCCGAATGTTTAGGAGACATGAAAAAAGCGACTACACAATTTAAGTCAGCCATTAAAGTGGATATTGGAAATTTAGTGAAGATTCATGAAGCGATTCAAAAAACAGATGAAAATTTGTAGCCACTTGAAAGAGAGTTGAGAATGAAGAAGAACAGTCGAGTAGTGAACGAAGAGTATTTGGACATAGAAGATGAATTAAAAGGTTTAAAAAAAGCGAATCTTTCAATTGAAAATGCCTATTCAGATTTTCAAAATTATTCGAGAAAAGAGTTCGAGTTATGGGAATCAATTCGCCGATTGAGTAGTGGTACGGAAGCCGAAGCGTCAGTTTTAAGGGAATTTGATTATTTGGAAGAAGAACGTCATTTTTTTTATGGGAAATTAGCAGAAGGCGAAGAGGAGTTAGAACAAGTAATGAAATCAAAAATAAAGAAAAGAGTTGAGTTGGAAGAATCTCTTTTTGAAGTCAGAAAAGAGGAAAATAAATGCCACGAATAGATTACCAAGAACTAAAGGATCTTTCTGAGGAAGTTACCAAATTGAGACAAGAAACGGTCTCTTATTTAAAAGAGTACGACAAGTCAAATGATTTATTTACCGAAGATAGGGAGTTATTGGGAGCGGCTTGGTCGTCTGGTAAACAGTATCATGGGCAATATAAGATGATTTCAGATGCTATTTTTAATGCTCTGTACGATTTGGATGATTCGATTAAGAACTATCTAAAAGAATTTAAAAATATCGTGGGAGAAGCTGAAAATAGATTAGATACAGAGGAGTTGCAAGAGTTAGAAAACGATTTAAGGCGTCTTCAAACCCAAAAATTAGAATTTATGGAAGCTATGGCAGAAGTGTTCAAAGACGTTCCAGTATTAAAAGAATTTTTTGGGAATAATACGATGAACGGACGAATGAAAGAAATCGAGGTGTTGAAACACTATGAACACTTTGAAAATACAACACAAGGGAATTTTGATGGTGTCAAAGAAACCATTCAAGCGATTTTAGAAGGATTGGCGTATTTAGGTCAAAGTAAACATTTTGAGAGCGGGGCAAGTGGGTATCGTGTTGAGGACATTTCGGGAAGTAGTTGGTATAAACACATATCTGGTTACAATAAAGCCAACGAAAAAGATCGTTATGAAGTCAAAGAAGTGAAGACAAAATATGGTACGTTTTATCAAGTGTTGAAAAATGGAAAAGTTGATAAAGATGCAACAGAAGCTTATAATGAAATTTTATTGGAAGAGCAATGGGATGATGTAAAAGATAAAGTGAATACGGCAAAAGATGTCGTTGATATTCTGTCCTATTTAATTGGAAATACGGTAAAAGTTGTCGGAGGTGGAACAACTGCGATAGTGGGTGTAGTTGGGATTACAGGCGCTTATGCGGTTGTAGAGCTTGCGAGTGGTGGAACAGCAACTATTTTTCTACCAGGAGTTGCGACAGCAGGTGTAGCAGTGGCAGGAACTGGAACAGCGATAATGGTAGATGGGCTAAACGGTTTTCAAAATGGTTATGAAGGCAATGTGATGTTTTCCAATAATGGGAAGATTACGAGCAAGACTTTTGGTAAACCGATTGAAGTACCACTTAATGGGACAAAAAGAAAATTAAGAGTAGATGCAGAACCAGATGGAAATAAAATTCAAATTCAATCTGGTGGCGGAAAAGACTCTTTTAAAGATGACCGAATTTTAATTGAGTTAATTACAGATAAGGCTAGTATTTTAAAGCAAATTGAGCCAAGTTTAAAAAAGAAACTTAGTAAAGGTAAACTAGAGGAATTAGTTAATAATATTTGGAAGGCTTATATTTGGCTAACAACAAAATAAGGAGGATAAAATGAAAATTTATATACAAGTTAAAGAACCAGTTATAAATTTAAAATATCGAGGATTAGCAGAGAAAATGTGGTTCAGTCGTTATATCCATAAAAAACTAGAGATATCTCATGGAGGTAATACTGAAACTTTACAAAATAATTTTTCACTTTCTTTGAAATGGGATAAGAGTTTAAATGATGAAAGATGGAAAGAAAAGAAAACTTTTTTTTCTGTAGAATATATTATGCTTGATCCAATTAGAAATAAAACAATGCTTTATATTGAAACGAAGCACATCAATATTCTAACAGTAGATAAACGAGCTCTATACACCATGGTATGCGAACTTGCAAAAGAGGTTCAAGGAACGATCAGTGATGACAATGAAGAAAATTGGTTAACACTTGAAGAATTTAAAGAAAAGCATCAAGAAATATTAAACTTAACATTTGAAGAAGCGAATGAAATTAGTTTAAAAGAAGTGGAAACAATGATTCCATTAGATGAACCTGAAGAAAATGAAGTTGATTACTCATGAAGAATAAAGTAAAAAAATAAAAAGAAGTTAGCAAGGGAAACCTCAACATTTGGTGGTGAAAAATCAACTTGAGATGACAGAATTGACATAAAAGATATTACGGATAAGTCAAGTATAGAAGGCTTAATTCCAAAACAAGTGAAGCGAAGTTTAAGTAAAGGAAAACTTGAAGAGCTAATCAACAATATTTGGAAAGCTTATGTTTGGCTAATATCAAATAATGACTTTAATTTTATTGTTTAGCCCTTCAACGTTTCCATTAGAATAAGGAAGATGAAGGGCATTTGAAATGTCTTCCTTATGCTTTTTAAAGAAAGTCAATTTCTTACGAAACCAATCAGGTAAGCTCTTAGGTAATTGGTCGATTAAATCGAAAAATAACTCACTATTTTTACAAAGTATGGCATACTTAAGCAAGTGCATTTCATCATAAGTTTGTTTGAGAAGTGGATGATAGGTTAAGAGTTCATCCATGATATCTTTTTGGCAAAGTGGTCGTTTAAACAAGCGATTATAAGAACGTTTTTCTGTGTCTAACTGATTGGAATCTTAAAAAAATAAAGACCAGTATCGTTTTAAACGACGATACTTTTTTGCATCCTCCGAGTCGCTTTTCTTTAAGTGATTCATTAGCTGGCATTCATATCCATCACCAAGTATTTTACATGGAGTCGTGCCTTATGAGAATAACGCATAAAATGAGCGATTAGATGTGGTAGTTTTCGGTCTTCAAGAATATCAATGAGCTGATGAGTTTCTCCATCTACACAAATAAAACTCATCGCACCTGAGACAGACTTCATGGATTTGAATTCATCTACACAAAGAACTTCGGGTAAAAATAGCTTTTCAATGCGTTTTTTTGATTGAATGACTGTAAAATACGAACAACGGTTGTGCCTGAAACATCTCGTGTTTGCCCAATATATTTACGAGATAGATTTTCGGTTAAGTCTAACGCAATTTGATGTTTTAAAGATGCCGCAAGGTGATCTTTTGGTGCAACAATGGATGTTTTTGCACTAAAAGTTGAGCCACATTGATGACAGAGAAAGCGCGTTCGTTTCAAAGCAAGTTTTGTTGTATAGTGGTTGATTCGTGGAAGTTGAGTTTCGGTTCAGTAAGATCCATATCGAATAAGTTTTTCTTGGTTTTGATTTCCACAATGGTCACAGTGAGAAGGATGGTAGTCCAGTTTTCCATGAATAATAAAAAGCGTTTGTCCATTTACCACTCGTTCTTCTAAAAAATTTTTTCAAAATGAAGATTTTTTTCTGTTAATCCAAGTAATTTTCGCGTATCATGATTCATAAGGACATCCTCCTGATGATTTTGTTTTGGTCGACTTTATTTTACCAATTGGATGTCTTTTTTTGTAGTGAAACGCAAAGAAGTGTTGGCGAGTGTTTCACTCACCAACACGATATATTATAGAACCAAAATAAATTGACCAAATAATAGAGTGTGATGAAGTCCATCTGAGAACTAACACCAGATGGACTTCATCACACCTATTTTATTTATTGCTAAAAAATAAGAACTTTTCGACTTTTTCTCTATGGATTTTCATTTTTATGTTATACTTAAAAATGAATTGAATACGCAATCATAGGGGGAATGAACCATGAAGGAAACAATGTTTTTAGGAACATATACAAAACGTGAAAGTGAAGGTGTGTACTCAATCACCTTAGATACTGAAAAACAACAGCTCGAAGAGTTAACATTAATTGCTAAGGCTGATGGTCCAACTTATGTCGGTTTATCAGAAAACCAAGATATTTTATATGCAATTGATAAAGTGAATGGCGATGGTGCGCTTTCTTCATTTAAAAAAGATGATTCTGGTAATTATCAATTAGTAGCCTCTGTCTCAGCTCCTGGCGCTCCACCTTGTTATGTAGGTGTAGATGATCAACGCGGTTTTCTTTATACTGCCAACTACCATAAAGGTGAAATTGCTGTTATTAAAACCGATAAAGATGGCAATCTGACATTGTTAGATACTGTTACTCATACTGGTTCTAGCATTCACGAAAATCAAGCTGGGCCACACGCTCACTATTCTGATTTAACACCAGACCATAAGTATATTGTCGCTTGTGATCTTGGGACTGATGCAGTTTATACCTACTCTGTTTCAACAGATGGAAAATTAACTGAAGTAAGTCGTTATGATGCTAAACCTGGAACTGGACCACGTCATATTGTCTTTAATCCAAATGGCAAAGTTGCTTATTTATTTGGTGAATTAGCAAGTGTTATTGTTGTCTTAGCTTACGATGCAACAACAGGTACTTTCTCAGAATTACAAACAATCTCAACTATTCCAGAAGAATTCACTGATTTTAATGGTGGTGCAGCAATTCGTGTTTCAAAAGATGGCAAATTCTTATATGCTTCTAATCGTGGTCATGATTCGATTGTTGTCTATAAAATTTCTCCAGATGGAACTACGTTAGAGCAAATCCAATTAATTGCTTCTGAAGGAAAAATTCCACGTGACTTCAATCTTGATCCAACAGAAGGATTCATTATTGCTGCTCATCAAGATTCAGATAACCTAACTTTATTTGCTCGCAACAACGAAACAGGCTTATTGAGCTTAATTCAAAAAGATGTGTACGCACCAGAATGTGTATGTGTTTATTTCTAAATAACTGATCTAAAGGATTGAGAATTCTCTTCTCAATCTTTTTTAATTGGGAAAATTTCCTTTTTTTCTTATTTAAAACAGCTTTTTTCCAAAACTTTCCTTTTTTTAAATTCGCCTCTTTTTTATGATACTATAATAATTGAAGTTTTTTTATAAAAATAGAATCGACCAAAAGGAGTTTAAAAAATGAAAAAGAAAACAAAATTAGTGATACTTAGCTTGACTTTAACAGCAGCTTTATTCGTATTACCTGGTTGTCAGCAAGCGCAAAAAATGATGGATGATACTAAATCTGAGGCAAAGAAGATTACAAATTCAGCAAATACTGATATCGATAAATACAATCAATATATGGATATATTGAATGCTTTAAGCGCCAGCGGAGAGTTAACTACTCTTGAGACTGACTACCTATCAAAATTATCTGATGAGAACGGCAATTATGTTCAAGAAAATGTTGAAACTTTCTTCATCAATGTACCTTATGCTTTATCAAACCAGATATTGGAAAATGCTACAGATATCCCTGATACGAAACCTAAAATGGCAGTTGATGCTGATGCTAAAAAATTAATTCCTGCAATGGAAAAAGAAATTGATTTATTTACTCAGATTACTAGTTATTATTCTGAAAAAGATTATGTAAATGATGATTATAAAAAAGGCAAAGAATTACATGCACAAATTATCGAAGCAATCAAAGCAACTCGAATTCCAGCAGACACTTTCAAAATAGGGATGTCTAGTATCATTGAAGAGAAAACAAAAAAAGAACGCGCTGATGCTAAAAAAAATAATAATAAAGTTCAACTTGCTTTATTGGATTCAATTGACGCCGCAGATGCCCTACTAACTGAAGTTGATAACTATACAGAAGCTCTAAACAAGCTAGATGATGAAACAGATTGGGAAAATCTTACTGAAGAAGACGTCGAAAACATTCAACTTCCTACTCCAAATGTTGAAAATTTAACTGCATTAAATGAAAAATTAAGTGCATCAATGGAAAAATTAGCTAACTTTACTGATAAAGAAATCAAAGAAGATGGTTATTCTTTAAGTAATGCTTCTAGTATTAATTTATATGTTAATACTGGTAAAAATTTAAAAACAAACGTTAATGAATTAATCCAATTTACTAAAACAAATACATTAACATTAGACAATGCTTTTCCAGAATATTTCTATAAATCCTACGATAAACTCATCAATGATTACAATGAAATAGTTAAATAAATAAAAAACCATTCTAACAAACACTGTTAGAATGGTTTTTTTTACTTAAAAATAACAAAATTAAAAATAATAATAGAAAAGTGTTGCAATTTTTTTAGTTTAGCTTTATACTTACTTTAAGTAAGTTAGTGATTTAAAACAAGTTCTACTTACCTATTATAGAATAAGGAGTTGAATTCATTGATTAATAAAATTCATCACGTTTCAGCTATCGCAAAATCAGCTGAAAGGACAACTTATTTCTATACGACTATTTTAGGATTGCGTTTAGTCAAAAATACCGTCAATCAAGACAATACCCAAATGCGTCATTTGTTTTTTGGTGATTATCTTGGATCTCCTGGTAGTCTGCTAACCTTTTTTGAAATTCAAAAAGTTGGTCATCGTCAAGATTTAAAATCTTATTTCTCAACAAATTATCTGGCGATTCCCAAAGGCAGCTTAGATTTCTGGCAACAACGCTTCACTGAATTTAAGATTGAGTTTCAATTAAAAAACCAGCAACTTGTAGTCCGAGATTTTGATGATTTTGAACTGACATTGGTAGAAGTTGATGAACAAATCAGTGAAGAAAAAGCAACCCGTCACACCTCAATTCCACGAGATGCACAAATTATTCGTATATTAGGAACAAGCTTAGTCGTAGAAAAACCAACCGAAACAACAGAATTTTTTAAAAACTTTTTAAATCTTTCCTATTCAAATGACCGATTTGCTGATTCTGTAAGAGGTGATTTTACATTAGTCGAAGAAAGCCAGGCAACTCGAAAATCACGAGTAGGTCGCGGAACAATTGACCATGTCGCCTACAGCGTCGAAACCTTTCATGAATTGGAAGAACTTTATCACAAAGCACAAG is drawn from Carnobacterium gallinarum DSM 4847 and contains these coding sequences:
- a CDS encoding DUF3130 family protein, translated to MEEKVTTNSPIVTMVTIGMTESSSHVSFDVKKDISYSKSTAVTILSECLGDMKKATTQFKSAIKVDIGNLVKIHEAIQKTDENL
- a CDS encoding T7SS effector LXG polymorphic toxin yields the protein MPRIDYQELKDLSEEVTKLRQETVSYLKEYDKSNDLFTEDRELLGAAWSSGKQYHGQYKMISDAIFNALYDLDDSIKNYLKEFKNIVGEAENRLDTEELQELENDLRRLQTQKLEFMEAMAEVFKDVPVLKEFFGNNTMNGRMKEIEVLKHYEHFENTTQGNFDGVKETIQAILEGLAYLGQSKHFESGASGYRVEDISGSSWYKHISGYNKANEKDRYEVKEVKTKYGTFYQVLKNGKVDKDATEAYNEILLEEQWDDVKDKVNTAKDVVDILSYLIGNTVKVVGGGTTAIVGVVGITGAYAVVELASGGTATIFLPGVATAGVAVAGTGTAIMVDGLNGFQNGYEGNVMFSNNGKITSKTFGKPIEVPLNGTKRKLRVDAEPDGNKIQIQSGGGKDSFKDDRILIELITDKASILKQIEPSLKKKLSKGKLEELVNNIWKAYIWLTTK
- a CDS encoding transposase, which gives rise to MDELLTYHPLLKQTYDEMHLLKYAILCKNSELFFDLIDQLPKSLPDWFRKKLTFFKKHKEDISNALHLPYSNGNVEGLNNKIKVII
- a CDS encoding transposase, with the translated sequence MKSVSGAMSFICVDGETHQLIDILEDRKLPHLIAHFMRYSHKARLHVKYLVMDMNAS
- a CDS encoding lactonase family protein; the protein is MKETMFLGTYTKRESEGVYSITLDTEKQQLEELTLIAKADGPTYVGLSENQDILYAIDKVNGDGALSSFKKDDSGNYQLVASVSAPGAPPCYVGVDDQRGFLYTANYHKGEIAVIKTDKDGNLTLLDTVTHTGSSIHENQAGPHAHYSDLTPDHKYIVACDLGTDAVYTYSVSTDGKLTEVSRYDAKPGTGPRHIVFNPNGKVAYLFGELASVIVVLAYDATTGTFSELQTISTIPEEFTDFNGGAAIRVSKDGKFLYASNRGHDSIVVYKISPDGTTLEQIQLIASEGKIPRDFNLDPTEGFIIAAHQDSDNLTLFARNNETGLLSLIQKDVYAPECVCVYF
- a CDS encoding DUF3829 domain-containing protein, translated to MKKKTKLVILSLTLTAALFVLPGCQQAQKMMDDTKSEAKKITNSANTDIDKYNQYMDILNALSASGELTTLETDYLSKLSDENGNYVQENVETFFINVPYALSNQILENATDIPDTKPKMAVDADAKKLIPAMEKEIDLFTQITSYYSEKDYVNDDYKKGKELHAQIIEAIKATRIPADTFKIGMSSIIEEKTKKERADAKKNNNKVQLALLDSIDAADALLTEVDNYTEALNKLDDETDWENLTEEDVENIQLPTPNVENLTALNEKLSASMEKLANFTDKEIKEDGYSLSNASSINLYVNTGKNLKTNVNELIQFTKTNTLTLDNAFPEYFYKSYDKLINDYNEIVK
- a CDS encoding VOC family protein, encoding MINKIHHVSAIAKSAERTTYFYTTILGLRLVKNTVNQDNTQMRHLFFGDYLGSPGSLLTFFEIQKVGHRQDLKSYFSTNYLAIPKGSLDFWQQRFTEFKIEFQLKNQQLVVRDFDDFELTLVEVDEQISEEKATRHTSIPRDAQIIRILGTSLVVEKPTETTEFFKNFLNLSYSNDRFADSVRGDFTLVEESQATRKSRVGRGTIDHVAYSVETFHELEELYHKAQELNLVIEKFLSRGYFSSLYLREPSGLRIEIATEEPGFLIDEELEHLGEHLALPDFLEPQRKEIELKLEEL